A region of Pleionea litopenaei DNA encodes the following proteins:
- a CDS encoding amidohydrolase family protein, which produces MKYFLSLLASLWMLPSLWASETIVLELYNDKGLMGKQITNVPNESSLNSTIELSWNNRRLTLQENYTLNPQGFPIGVTVEGISAFGAPVKEVFSVKDGIATWSSRADDGRESIKDDQFYIPVDGINNAALVRALLKAPFNQLDLFPSGKAQLTKVTTQVLKGADQQQTVHLYALSGLNLTPQFLWFDDKGYLFSLNAGFIRGIREGWGMETFEQLKQLSEKAEQEYFSDLSAELTTPLNQPLMIRNAKVVDFESNQVLSDTDVLIKGKKIAAIGKNLKAPNNVQEIDASGQTLIPGLWDMHGHLSKTDGFNYLAAGVTSVRDIGNSPSNMEDIEKLFRKSYLGTRIYKSGFIDKKSEYSAGNGITVETLEEAKEAVDWYADRGYIQIKTYSSMDPKWMKALAQHIHKRGLRLSGHIPAFMSAEQAVAAGFDEIQHVNMLFLNFLGGDKIDTRQRLRFTLIGEQAKDLDLDSKEVKDFIKMLADKGIEVDLTVSTFNSLLLTRDKQIDPEYAAIAEHLPPLFQRGLKTATMKIDSPEQDASYQAGAKALLTMTKKLYDAGVPIIPGTDAFTGFTLLRELELYAMAGIPTIEVLKIGSLNSAKVVGKDSSTGSITVGKDADLVLINGNPVNNISDLRKASLVIQGDRMFQPEKIYQAMGVKPFTPSVKLK; this is translated from the coding sequence ATGAAATATTTCTTGAGTTTGTTGGCTTCGCTATGGATGTTGCCATCTCTTTGGGCAAGTGAAACCATCGTATTAGAACTGTATAACGACAAAGGATTGATGGGAAAACAAATTACTAATGTTCCCAATGAATCATCACTCAATTCAACGATTGAGTTAAGTTGGAATAATCGCCGCTTAACCTTACAAGAAAATTATACATTGAATCCACAAGGATTTCCGATTGGCGTGACAGTGGAAGGCATCTCAGCCTTTGGGGCGCCTGTCAAAGAGGTCTTCTCGGTAAAGGACGGCATCGCAACTTGGTCGAGCAGAGCCGATGATGGACGTGAATCAATTAAAGATGATCAGTTTTATATTCCCGTTGATGGAATTAATAATGCCGCATTGGTTCGAGCGCTTCTCAAAGCGCCGTTTAATCAGCTCGATTTATTTCCATCGGGCAAGGCTCAACTGACCAAAGTCACCACTCAAGTATTAAAGGGTGCCGATCAACAGCAGACGGTTCATTTATACGCATTATCCGGTCTTAATTTAACGCCACAGTTTCTTTGGTTTGATGATAAAGGTTATCTATTTTCGTTAAACGCAGGATTCATTCGTGGTATTCGTGAAGGTTGGGGAATGGAAACCTTTGAGCAATTAAAACAACTGTCAGAAAAAGCGGAGCAAGAATATTTCTCTGACTTATCAGCTGAACTGACAACGCCTCTTAATCAACCATTGATGATTCGCAATGCGAAGGTTGTTGATTTTGAAAGTAACCAAGTCTTATCTGACACAGATGTTCTGATCAAAGGAAAAAAGATAGCTGCGATTGGCAAGAATTTAAAAGCGCCCAACAATGTTCAAGAGATCGATGCATCGGGACAAACGTTGATTCCTGGGTTATGGGATATGCATGGTCATTTATCCAAGACTGACGGCTTCAATTATTTGGCTGCAGGGGTCACGAGTGTCAGAGATATAGGTAACAGTCCTAGCAATATGGAAGATATTGAAAAACTGTTTCGTAAAAGTTATTTGGGCACGCGAATCTATAAGTCAGGTTTTATCGATAAGAAAAGCGAATACTCCGCGGGTAATGGAATTACCGTAGAGACGCTCGAAGAGGCTAAAGAGGCTGTCGATTGGTATGCTGACCGAGGTTATATTCAAATAAAAACCTATTCATCGATGGATCCTAAATGGATGAAAGCTTTAGCTCAGCATATTCATAAGCGAGGGCTGCGTCTGTCTGGGCATATCCCTGCATTTATGTCAGCTGAGCAGGCCGTTGCTGCCGGTTTCGACGAAATTCAGCATGTTAATATGTTATTTTTAAACTTTCTTGGTGGCGACAAAATTGATACCCGCCAGCGGTTACGATTTACCTTAATTGGTGAGCAGGCAAAAGACTTAGACTTAGACAGTAAAGAAGTGAAAGACTTTATCAAAATGCTGGCTGATAAAGGCATTGAGGTTGATTTAACCGTGTCTACTTTTAATAGCTTGCTACTCACTCGAGATAAGCAAATCGATCCTGAGTACGCTGCCATTGCCGAGCACCTCCCTCCGTTATTTCAACGCGGTTTAAAAACAGCGACCATGAAGATTGATTCGCCTGAGCAAGATGCTTCGTATCAGGCAGGTGCTAAGGCATTATTAACCATGACGAAAAAATTGTATGACGCAGGCGTTCCTATTATTCCAGGTACTGATGCGTTTACTGGGTTTACTTTACTTCGTGAGCTTGAACTCTATGCCATGGCAGGAATTCCAACGATTGAAGTTTTAAAAATTGGTAGTTTAAATTCAGCGAAAGTGGTTGGTAAAGACAGTTCAACTGGCTCTATCACTGTTGGCAAAGATGCTGATTTAGTACTGATTAATGGGAATCCTGTGAATAACATTTCCGACCTCAGAAAGGCATCTTTAGTTATACAAGGGGACCGAATGTTTCAGCCTGAAAAAATTTATCAAGCAATGGGGGTCAAGCCATTTACGCCATCGGTTAAGTTAAAATAA
- a CDS encoding sensor histidine kinase, with translation MSTKQTSIKRLIILYFVCFAVFLSLLFSAISFLNLYAIEDEYFELQLKEEAEYLNQEFQRTGIYAEPRVPYIQIANSRDEFPEDIRAIALEEPQRVEFDGSAQRYYHVYPLNQEGAYLVAEVSQRLLVRSSRDSIFWLLGVVSTLMIGIAILLAVIVGKKSIQPLSNLTRKVKALSPDDIPKKLPVDYPNNEVGELADAFNQLLQRIHQFIVREQHFTRDISHELRTPLAVIKSSCELILLEKAVLSDKQVEHLQKIVNSSDQMQQVITTLLCLAREDESLLNDKTRVVNVVEKVLLEQINSKNDEVDIQIDIDDSLFLPISEVPLYILLSNLVSNAMHYTEHGYIKIYVTDHTLCIEDSGKGIDAKIKDKATELFIKSPQSQGFGIGLSLVDRLCEQLGLTFQLQHLAQGTRAVIVFKKEV, from the coding sequence ATGTCGACTAAACAGACCAGTATAAAACGACTGATCATTCTCTATTTCGTTTGCTTTGCCGTTTTTCTTTCTCTACTTTTCAGTGCTATCAGCTTTCTAAACCTCTATGCCATTGAAGATGAATACTTCGAATTGCAGTTAAAAGAAGAAGCCGAGTATCTAAATCAAGAATTTCAACGAACAGGCATTTATGCAGAACCACGGGTTCCTTATATACAGATCGCAAACAGTCGCGATGAGTTTCCTGAAGATATTCGAGCGATAGCACTGGAGGAACCTCAAAGAGTTGAGTTCGATGGTTCAGCGCAACGCTACTATCATGTTTATCCTTTAAATCAAGAGGGTGCTTATCTGGTTGCTGAAGTAAGCCAACGACTGTTGGTTCGATCGAGTCGTGACAGTATTTTTTGGTTGTTAGGCGTTGTATCGACTTTGATGATAGGTATCGCGATACTGCTCGCAGTTATTGTCGGTAAAAAAAGCATACAGCCACTTTCTAATTTAACGAGAAAAGTAAAAGCACTTTCACCTGACGATATTCCAAAGAAATTACCCGTTGACTACCCCAACAATGAAGTCGGTGAGTTAGCCGATGCCTTTAATCAGTTACTTCAACGGATACATCAGTTTATTGTCCGTGAGCAGCACTTTACTCGAGATATTAGTCATGAGCTTAGAACGCCACTTGCCGTTATAAAAAGTTCCTGCGAACTCATTCTTTTAGAAAAAGCGGTATTAAGTGATAAACAGGTTGAACATCTACAAAAGATTGTTAATTCGAGTGATCAAATGCAACAGGTAATCACAACATTACTTTGCTTAGCGCGAGAAGATGAGAGTTTACTCAATGATAAAACCCGAGTTGTAAATGTGGTTGAAAAAGTATTGTTAGAGCAAATCAATAGTAAAAACGATGAGGTTGATATTCAAATTGATATCGACGACTCTCTGTTCCTTCCTATTTCAGAAGTACCCTTATATATATTGCTCAGTAATCTCGTGAGTAATGCTATGCATTACACAGAGCATGGGTATATTAAGATATACGTTACTGATCACACGTTATGCATTGAAGACAGTGGAAAAGGCATCGATGCAAAGATAAAAGACAAAGCCACTGAACTATTTATTAAATCACCACAAAGCCAAGGGTTCGGCATTGGTTTGTCACTCGTTGACCGACTATGTGAGCAACTCGGTTTGACGTTTCAACTACAACACTTAGCGCAAGGCACTCGTGCAGTCATCGTATTCAAAAAGGAAGTGTAA